The following DNA comes from Thermodesulforhabdaceae bacterium.
GCTTGATAAAATCCTTTCCAGGATCCAGAGGATACTTAAACACGATAATATCCCCTCTTGTTGGTGTTGCTCTGTGCCAGATAGTTGTATCTATAAAGGGGATTTTAACGTCATAGGTGAACTTGGTTACTAGGATGTGATCCCCAATTAATAGGGTAGGTATCATTGAACCGGACGGAATTTTGAACGCTTGCACGACAAAAGCTCGAATGAGCAGGGCAAGCATCAAAGCGATAATGATAGATTTGACATATTCCCAAACGATTTGACGTGGCGATCTTTGTGTTTGAGATTGTTCTTCCATAAAAACTCCTTTTTTATTTTTTTTTTGCTTTTTGCAAAAAGCAAGTATATATGAATTAGCAGCTAACTTGCAAGATTGGGGGCTATAATTGTGTCGCAAAAATAGAAAGGGATGAGGGTATGGCCTTTTTAAGAAGAAAGAAGGCGTTGATAGGTTTGGATATTGGTTCTCATTCCGCAAAAATTCTTCAACTCAAGCAAACCAGAAATGAATTCATAGTTCAGAAAGTTGGGATGGCTCAATATCCCTCGGGTTCTTTTGATGGCCATCACATTGCTGATATAAAAGCTGTAGCAAAGACAATATCAAAGCTGTGGCAGAATCTGAATCTGGAAGGGAAAAAAGTGGTTCTTAGTGTGCCTGGTAACGAGATAATGACAGAGATGCCTCGTATCCCCCTAATGAAAAGATCCGCTGTTTTCTCTTACGTTGATGATAAAATCAAAGATTTTATTACGTACTCACCTGATGAAGTTTTTTACGGAGTGGATATTCTTGAAGAAAACAAGGAAGGAACCTTGACTATCCTTATCGCCTATGCAAGGCGGGGTATAGTGTATGATTATGAAAAGCTTATGAGCATTGCTGGACTCTATCCTGTCATTCTTGATGTTGATTATTTTGCCCTTTTTAATGCATTCGAAGCAACAGAAGGACTTCCTGCCGATGAAGTTATAGCTCTGGTGGATATAGGGGCATCTAAAAGTATTTCGGTTATTATCGAAAATAAATTTCCAGCATTTACCAAGTCTTTCCTGATGGGAACTAATGAACTAATTTTTCAGTTGATGGATAAATTCACACTTTCTTACCAAGATGCTTATGGTTTTATCACAGGCACTGTCGATCCCGATGTAATTGCCTATCCTGAAGATGAAGTTAGAGCGCTCCTCCTGTTTTTTATAGATCAAATGGTTTCAGAGATGAAAAACATTATGGATTATTTTTCAAGCCTCGAGGGCAAAAAAGTAAAAAGAGTATTTCTAAGTGGAGGACTGGCTCGATCTCCGGGTATAGCTTTGCAAATCGAGAAAAGTCTTGGTATCCCCGTTTTTATTTTTAATCCTCTTGCTAGCGAGAAAGTTAAGGTGGAATCGGATGTAGATCCAGATTATGTCAGAGCCATAGGTCCTCAGATGGCGATATGTTTTGGATTGGCTTTGAGGCAGGAGGAGGGCAA
Coding sequences within:
- the pilM gene encoding type IV pilus assembly protein PilM, whose translation is MAFLRRKKALIGLDIGSHSAKILQLKQTRNEFIVQKVGMAQYPSGSFDGHHIADIKAVAKTISKLWQNLNLEGKKVVLSVPGNEIMTEMPRIPLMKRSAVFSYVDDKIKDFITYSPDEVFYGVDILEENKEGTLTILIAYARRGIVYDYEKLMSIAGLYPVILDVDYFALFNAFEATEGLPADEVIALVDIGASKSISVIIENKFPAFTKSFLMGTNELIFQLMDKFTLSYQDAYGFITGTVDPDVIAYPEDEVRALLLFFIDQMVSEMKNIMDYFSSLEGKKVKRVFLSGGLARSPGIALQIEKSLGIPVFIFNPLASEKVKVESDVDPDYVRAIGPQMAICFGLALRQEEGKGK